In Erigeron canadensis isolate Cc75 chromosome 7, C_canadensis_v1, whole genome shotgun sequence, one DNA window encodes the following:
- the LOC122608338 gene encoding G2/mitotic-specific cyclin C13-1-like — MAEYQENNTTVGVRVTRLAKKRAMLSQSEQLPNKKTRMALADLSNYNLGYLENSKKRIPNKKVLHLEAKNDGLKASGDDEEFVDKEKKKDCFIEANGDSFSDPQMCETYVSDIYDYLRKMEMEVKRRPKEDYIEKVQKDVTANMRGVLVDWLVEVAEEYKLLPETLYLTISYIDRFLSVNVLNRQRLQLLGVSSMLIASKYEEISPPCTEDFCYITDYTYTNQEVVKMEAEVLKSLKFEVGNPTVKTFLGRYIRIAQEEYNTPDLQFEFLCYYLAELSLLEYGCIKFLPSMVAASVIFLARFMLKPNSNPWSLALEKLSEYKASDLKECVEVLHDLQSSKRAGHLVAIREKYKQVKFKCVSEVSSPMAIPTSFFDNVKMR, encoded by the exons ATGGCAGAATACCAGGAGAACAACACTACTGTCGGTGTTCGGGTCACCCGGTTGGCTAAGAAAAGAGCAATGTTATCTCAATCCGAACAACTCCCGAACAAGAAAACCCGAATGGCGTTGGCCGATTTATCGAATTACAATCTGGGGTATCTTGAAAATTCGAAAAAACGCATACCcaataaaaaagttttacacTTGGAAGCAAAAAATGATGGATTGAAAGCATCTGGAGACGACGAAGAATTCGTCGATaaggagaagaagaaggatTGTTTTATTGAAGCAAATGGGGATTCATTTAGTGATCCACAGATGTGTGAAACTTATGTTTCTGATATTTATGATTATCTTCGTAAAATGGAg atGGAAGTAAAGAGAAGGCCTAAGGAAGATTACATTGAGAAAGTGCAAAAAGATGTTACTGCAAATATGAGGGGAGTATTAGTAGATTGGTTGGTTGAAGTTGCAGAGGAATACAAACTTCTTCCAGAGACTTTATATCTCACAATTTCCTACATCGATCGGTTTTTATCAGTAAATGTACTTAACAGACAGAGGCTTCAGCTTCTTGGAGTGTCTTCAATGCTCATTGCATC AAAGTATGAGGAGATTAGTCCCCCATGTACCGAAGATTTCTGTTACATTACTGATTATACTTATACGAATCAAGAAGTAGTGAAGATGGAAGCTGAGGTGTTGAAATCACTCAAATTCGAAGTGGGAAATCCCACGGTTAAAACGTTTCTTGGTAGATATATTAGGATTGCTCAAGAAGAATACAAT ACGCCAGATTTGCAGTTTGAATTCTTGTGTTATTATTTAGCCGAATTAAGCTTGTTAGAATACGGTTGCATCAAGTTTTTGCCTTCAATGGTGGCTGCATCGGTTATATTTCTCGCAAGGTTTATGCTCAAACCAAACTCAAATCCATGG AGTTTAGCTTTGGAAAAGCTCTCGGAATATAAGGCGTCTGATCTAAAAGAATGTGTTGAAGTTTTACATGATCTGCAATCAAGCAAAAGAGCTGGACATTTAGTAGCAATTAGAGAAAAATACAAGCAAGTTAAG TTCAAATGTGTGTCTGAAGTGTCTTCTCCAATGGCTATTCCAACTTCTTTCTTTGACAATGTCAAGATGCGATAG